A window of the Vigna angularis cultivar LongXiaoDou No.4 chromosome 3, ASM1680809v1, whole genome shotgun sequence genome harbors these coding sequences:
- the LOC108326325 gene encoding uncharacterized protein LOC108326325 isoform X5, translating to MNERGCYSTQHEMDREDYLRKCSNMKCQRVDESYVPALQDGVMEVEHLLAEPRNNLAPQDGSLNSHTTLNSKDDLELEVLDGLLDDVEIDDLEGADGFPGACEEYFFDFGFADKFEEVLGSGPFEGSESHSSGLSRSSIVGGVLESTEVPIAHSESKNDSLDETVTYESHGAFSNNPSQPSQGNCRYNISLDIQHLQELDNYRHLAGGILTCKKDKGPVEKGQPAALREKRFRKPTQRYIEEFSNARSKEKVPPAGTKTKHSSNSSCNVLHIRIKSSKRSPSEKSSNENSEVMLPELQVSKGHQKKEKLQYEYESFPSESEDGCSTTKRSRRKDRRKHQKMWTLPEVLKLVEGISEYGVGRWTDIKKFLFSSSSYRTPIDLRDKWRNLLRASSVQKNKKEVEQNDELALRPLPFNVVHRVRELAKIHPYPRQRGSEKLRVSQAGPSVVADSPPVSLSKRNVRRKFT from the exons ATGAATGAGCGAG GATGCTATTCAACACAACATGAGATGGATCGTGAAGACTATTTGCGGAAGTGTTCCAATATGAAATGCCAAAGA GTGGATGAATCATATGTACCTGCTCTTCAAGATGGAGTAATGGAAGTTGAGCATTTGCTTGCAGAACCTAGAAACAATCTTGCTCCCCAGGATG GTAGCTTGAATTCTCATACAACTTTGAACAGCAAGGATGATTTGGAACTGGAG GTACTTGATGGATTGCTAGATGATGTGGAAATTGATGATCTTGAAGGAGCTGATGGTTTCCCGGGTGCATGTGaagaatatttttttg ATTTTGGATTTGCTGACAAATTTGAGGAGGTACTGGGTTCTGGTCCTTTTGAAGGTTCGGAAAGTCATTCGTCAGGATTAAGTAGAAGTAGCATTGTTGGTGGGGTTTTAGAATCAACAGAAGTACCTATTGCACACTCTGAAAGCAAAAATGATTCTCTGGATGAGACAGTAACCTATGAATCACATGGTGCCTTCAGCAACAATCCTAGTCAACCATCACAAGGAAATTGCAGGTACAACATTTCACTTGATATACAGCATCTGCAAGAGTTGGATAACTATCGTCATTTAGCTGGTGGTATACTGACTTGTAAGAAGGACAAGGGTCCTGTCGAGAAAGGCCAACCTGCTGCACTTAGAGAGAAAAGGTTCCGGAAGCCTACGCAAAGGTATATTGAAGAATTTTCAAATGCGAGGTCAAAGGAAAAGGTACCACCTGCTGGTACAAAAACTAAACATTCGAGTAACTCATCATGTAATGTACTTCATATAAGAATTAAATCATCGAAAAGGAGTCCAAGCGAGAAGTCTAGTAATGAAAATAGTGAGGTGATGCTTCCTGAGTTGCAAGTTAGCAAAGGGCATCAGAAGAAAGAG AAACTTCAGTATGAGTATGAATCATTTCCCTCGGAATCTGAGGATGGATGTTCAACCACAAAAAGGTCTAgaagaaaagatagaagaaagCATCAGAAGATGTGGACTCTCCCTGAAGTGTTGAAGTTGGTTGAAGGCATATCTGAATATGGAGTTGGTCGTTGGACTGATATTAagaagtttttgttttcttcttcaagCTACAGAACTCCCATAGATCTCAGG GACAAGTGGCGAAACCTTTTGAGAGCCAGTTCTGTGCAGAAAAACAAGAAAGAG GTTGAGCAAAATGACGAGTTAGCCCTGCGTCCCTTACCATTTAATGTGGTACACCGTGTGCGAGAATTGGCTAAAATTCACCCATACCCAAGGCAACGTGGGTCAGAGAAGTTACGTGTTAGCCAAGCTGGTCCCTCTGTCGTCGCAGATTCTCCTCCCGTTAGTCTTAGCAAAAGAAATGTACGTAGAAAGTTTACTTAG
- the LOC108326325 gene encoding uncharacterized protein LOC108326325 isoform X4, with protein sequence MNERGCYSTQHEMDREDYLRKCSNMKCQRVQVDESYVPALQDGVMEVEHLLAEPRNNLAPQDGSLNSHTTLNSKDDLELEVLDGLLDDVEIDDLEGADGFPGACEEYFFDFGFADKFEEVLGSGPFEGSESHSSGLSRSSIVGGVLESTEVPIAHSESKNDSLDETVTYESHGAFSNNPSQPSQGNCRYNISLDIQHLQELDNYRHLAGGILTCKKDKGPVEKGQPAALREKRFRKPTQRYIEEFSNARSKEKVPPAGTKTKHSSNSSCNVLHIRIKSSKRSPSEKSSNENSEVMLPELQVSKGHQKKEKLQYEYESFPSESEDGCSTTKRSRRKDRRKHQKMWTLPEVLKLVEGISEYGVGRWTDIKKFLFSSSSYRTPIDLRDKWRNLLRASSVQKNKKEVEQNDELALRPLPFNVVHRVRELAKIHPYPRQRGSEKLRVSQAGPSVVADSPPVSLSKRNVRRKFT encoded by the exons ATGAATGAGCGAG GATGCTATTCAACACAACATGAGATGGATCGTGAAGACTATTTGCGGAAGTGTTCCAATATGAAATGCCAAAGA GTTCAGGTGGATGAATCATATGTACCTGCTCTTCAAGATGGAGTAATGGAAGTTGAGCATTTGCTTGCAGAACCTAGAAACAATCTTGCTCCCCAGGATG GTAGCTTGAATTCTCATACAACTTTGAACAGCAAGGATGATTTGGAACTGGAG GTACTTGATGGATTGCTAGATGATGTGGAAATTGATGATCTTGAAGGAGCTGATGGTTTCCCGGGTGCATGTGaagaatatttttttg ATTTTGGATTTGCTGACAAATTTGAGGAGGTACTGGGTTCTGGTCCTTTTGAAGGTTCGGAAAGTCATTCGTCAGGATTAAGTAGAAGTAGCATTGTTGGTGGGGTTTTAGAATCAACAGAAGTACCTATTGCACACTCTGAAAGCAAAAATGATTCTCTGGATGAGACAGTAACCTATGAATCACATGGTGCCTTCAGCAACAATCCTAGTCAACCATCACAAGGAAATTGCAGGTACAACATTTCACTTGATATACAGCATCTGCAAGAGTTGGATAACTATCGTCATTTAGCTGGTGGTATACTGACTTGTAAGAAGGACAAGGGTCCTGTCGAGAAAGGCCAACCTGCTGCACTTAGAGAGAAAAGGTTCCGGAAGCCTACGCAAAGGTATATTGAAGAATTTTCAAATGCGAGGTCAAAGGAAAAGGTACCACCTGCTGGTACAAAAACTAAACATTCGAGTAACTCATCATGTAATGTACTTCATATAAGAATTAAATCATCGAAAAGGAGTCCAAGCGAGAAGTCTAGTAATGAAAATAGTGAGGTGATGCTTCCTGAGTTGCAAGTTAGCAAAGGGCATCAGAAGAAAGAG AAACTTCAGTATGAGTATGAATCATTTCCCTCGGAATCTGAGGATGGATGTTCAACCACAAAAAGGTCTAgaagaaaagatagaagaaagCATCAGAAGATGTGGACTCTCCCTGAAGTGTTGAAGTTGGTTGAAGGCATATCTGAATATGGAGTTGGTCGTTGGACTGATATTAagaagtttttgttttcttcttcaagCTACAGAACTCCCATAGATCTCAGG GACAAGTGGCGAAACCTTTTGAGAGCCAGTTCTGTGCAGAAAAACAAGAAAGAG GTTGAGCAAAATGACGAGTTAGCCCTGCGTCCCTTACCATTTAATGTGGTACACCGTGTGCGAGAATTGGCTAAAATTCACCCATACCCAAGGCAACGTGGGTCAGAGAAGTTACGTGTTAGCCAAGCTGGTCCCTCTGTCGTCGCAGATTCTCCTCCCGTTAGTCTTAGCAAAAGAAATGTACGTAGAAAGTTTACTTAG
- the LOC108326325 gene encoding uncharacterized protein LOC108326325 isoform X6 encodes MNERGCYSTQHEMDREDYLRKCSNMKCQRVQVDESYVPALQDGVMEVEHLLAEPRNNLAPQDGSLNSHTTLNSKDDLELEVLDGLLDDVEIDDLEGADGFPGACEEYFFDFGFADKFEEVLGSGPFEGSESHSSGLSRSSIVGGVLESTEVPIAHSESKNDSLDETVTYESHGAFSNNPSQPSQGNCRYNISLDIQHLQELDNYRHLAGGILTCKKDKGPVEKGQPAALREKRFRKPTQRYIEEFSNARSKEKVPPAGTKTKHSSNSSCNVLHIRIKSSKRSPSEKSSNENSEVMLPELQVSKGHQKKEYEYESFPSESEDGCSTTKRSRRKDRRKHQKMWTLPEVLKLVEGISEYGVGRWTDIKKFLFSSSSYRTPIDLRDKWRNLLRASSVQKNKKEVEQNDELALRPLPFNVVHRVRELAKIHPYPRQRGSEKLRVSQAGPSVVADSPPVSLSKRNVRRKFT; translated from the exons ATGAATGAGCGAG GATGCTATTCAACACAACATGAGATGGATCGTGAAGACTATTTGCGGAAGTGTTCCAATATGAAATGCCAAAGA GTTCAGGTGGATGAATCATATGTACCTGCTCTTCAAGATGGAGTAATGGAAGTTGAGCATTTGCTTGCAGAACCTAGAAACAATCTTGCTCCCCAGGATG GTAGCTTGAATTCTCATACAACTTTGAACAGCAAGGATGATTTGGAACTGGAG GTACTTGATGGATTGCTAGATGATGTGGAAATTGATGATCTTGAAGGAGCTGATGGTTTCCCGGGTGCATGTGaagaatatttttttg ATTTTGGATTTGCTGACAAATTTGAGGAGGTACTGGGTTCTGGTCCTTTTGAAGGTTCGGAAAGTCATTCGTCAGGATTAAGTAGAAGTAGCATTGTTGGTGGGGTTTTAGAATCAACAGAAGTACCTATTGCACACTCTGAAAGCAAAAATGATTCTCTGGATGAGACAGTAACCTATGAATCACATGGTGCCTTCAGCAACAATCCTAGTCAACCATCACAAGGAAATTGCAGGTACAACATTTCACTTGATATACAGCATCTGCAAGAGTTGGATAACTATCGTCATTTAGCTGGTGGTATACTGACTTGTAAGAAGGACAAGGGTCCTGTCGAGAAAGGCCAACCTGCTGCACTTAGAGAGAAAAGGTTCCGGAAGCCTACGCAAAGGTATATTGAAGAATTTTCAAATGCGAGGTCAAAGGAAAAGGTACCACCTGCTGGTACAAAAACTAAACATTCGAGTAACTCATCATGTAATGTACTTCATATAAGAATTAAATCATCGAAAAGGAGTCCAAGCGAGAAGTCTAGTAATGAAAATAGTGAGGTGATGCTTCCTGAGTTGCAAGTTAGCAAAGGGCATCAGAAGAAAGAG TATGAGTATGAATCATTTCCCTCGGAATCTGAGGATGGATGTTCAACCACAAAAAGGTCTAgaagaaaagatagaagaaagCATCAGAAGATGTGGACTCTCCCTGAAGTGTTGAAGTTGGTTGAAGGCATATCTGAATATGGAGTTGGTCGTTGGACTGATATTAagaagtttttgttttcttcttcaagCTACAGAACTCCCATAGATCTCAGG GACAAGTGGCGAAACCTTTTGAGAGCCAGTTCTGTGCAGAAAAACAAGAAAGAG GTTGAGCAAAATGACGAGTTAGCCCTGCGTCCCTTACCATTTAATGTGGTACACCGTGTGCGAGAATTGGCTAAAATTCACCCATACCCAAGGCAACGTGGGTCAGAGAAGTTACGTGTTAGCCAAGCTGGTCCCTCTGTCGTCGCAGATTCTCCTCCCGTTAGTCTTAGCAAAAGAAATGTACGTAGAAAGTTTACTTAG
- the LOC108326325 gene encoding uncharacterized protein LOC108326325 isoform X2: MYTGRDVGRMRCLRLTSSRCYSTQHEMDREDYLRKCSNMKCQRVDESYVPALQDGVMEVEHLLAEPRNNLAPQDGSLNSHTTLNSKDDLELEVLDGLLDDVEIDDLEGADGFPGACEEYFFDFGFADKFEEVLGSGPFEGSESHSSGLSRSSIVGGVLESTEVPIAHSESKNDSLDETVTYESHGAFSNNPSQPSQGNCRYNISLDIQHLQELDNYRHLAGGILTCKKDKGPVEKGQPAALREKRFRKPTQRYIEEFSNARSKEKVPPAGTKTKHSSNSSCNVLHIRIKSSKRSPSEKSSNENSEVMLPELQVSKGHQKKEKLQYEYESFPSESEDGCSTTKRSRRKDRRKHQKMWTLPEVLKLVEGISEYGVGRWTDIKKFLFSSSSYRTPIDLRDKWRNLLRASSVQKNKKEVEQNDELALRPLPFNVVHRVRELAKIHPYPRQRGSEKLRVSQAGPSVVADSPPVSLSKRNVRRKFT, from the exons ATGTACACTGGTAGAGACGTGGGCAGGATGAGGTGCTTAAGGCTTACATCGAGTA GATGCTATTCAACACAACATGAGATGGATCGTGAAGACTATTTGCGGAAGTGTTCCAATATGAAATGCCAAAGA GTGGATGAATCATATGTACCTGCTCTTCAAGATGGAGTAATGGAAGTTGAGCATTTGCTTGCAGAACCTAGAAACAATCTTGCTCCCCAGGATG GTAGCTTGAATTCTCATACAACTTTGAACAGCAAGGATGATTTGGAACTGGAG GTACTTGATGGATTGCTAGATGATGTGGAAATTGATGATCTTGAAGGAGCTGATGGTTTCCCGGGTGCATGTGaagaatatttttttg ATTTTGGATTTGCTGACAAATTTGAGGAGGTACTGGGTTCTGGTCCTTTTGAAGGTTCGGAAAGTCATTCGTCAGGATTAAGTAGAAGTAGCATTGTTGGTGGGGTTTTAGAATCAACAGAAGTACCTATTGCACACTCTGAAAGCAAAAATGATTCTCTGGATGAGACAGTAACCTATGAATCACATGGTGCCTTCAGCAACAATCCTAGTCAACCATCACAAGGAAATTGCAGGTACAACATTTCACTTGATATACAGCATCTGCAAGAGTTGGATAACTATCGTCATTTAGCTGGTGGTATACTGACTTGTAAGAAGGACAAGGGTCCTGTCGAGAAAGGCCAACCTGCTGCACTTAGAGAGAAAAGGTTCCGGAAGCCTACGCAAAGGTATATTGAAGAATTTTCAAATGCGAGGTCAAAGGAAAAGGTACCACCTGCTGGTACAAAAACTAAACATTCGAGTAACTCATCATGTAATGTACTTCATATAAGAATTAAATCATCGAAAAGGAGTCCAAGCGAGAAGTCTAGTAATGAAAATAGTGAGGTGATGCTTCCTGAGTTGCAAGTTAGCAAAGGGCATCAGAAGAAAGAG AAACTTCAGTATGAGTATGAATCATTTCCCTCGGAATCTGAGGATGGATGTTCAACCACAAAAAGGTCTAgaagaaaagatagaagaaagCATCAGAAGATGTGGACTCTCCCTGAAGTGTTGAAGTTGGTTGAAGGCATATCTGAATATGGAGTTGGTCGTTGGACTGATATTAagaagtttttgttttcttcttcaagCTACAGAACTCCCATAGATCTCAGG GACAAGTGGCGAAACCTTTTGAGAGCCAGTTCTGTGCAGAAAAACAAGAAAGAG GTTGAGCAAAATGACGAGTTAGCCCTGCGTCCCTTACCATTTAATGTGGTACACCGTGTGCGAGAATTGGCTAAAATTCACCCATACCCAAGGCAACGTGGGTCAGAGAAGTTACGTGTTAGCCAAGCTGGTCCCTCTGTCGTCGCAGATTCTCCTCCCGTTAGTCTTAGCAAAAGAAATGTACGTAGAAAGTTTACTTAG
- the LOC108326325 gene encoding uncharacterized protein LOC108326325 isoform X1 gives MYTGRDVGRMRCLRLTSSRCYSTQHEMDREDYLRKCSNMKCQRVQVDESYVPALQDGVMEVEHLLAEPRNNLAPQDGSLNSHTTLNSKDDLELEVLDGLLDDVEIDDLEGADGFPGACEEYFFDFGFADKFEEVLGSGPFEGSESHSSGLSRSSIVGGVLESTEVPIAHSESKNDSLDETVTYESHGAFSNNPSQPSQGNCRYNISLDIQHLQELDNYRHLAGGILTCKKDKGPVEKGQPAALREKRFRKPTQRYIEEFSNARSKEKVPPAGTKTKHSSNSSCNVLHIRIKSSKRSPSEKSSNENSEVMLPELQVSKGHQKKEKLQYEYESFPSESEDGCSTTKRSRRKDRRKHQKMWTLPEVLKLVEGISEYGVGRWTDIKKFLFSSSSYRTPIDLRDKWRNLLRASSVQKNKKEVEQNDELALRPLPFNVVHRVRELAKIHPYPRQRGSEKLRVSQAGPSVVADSPPVSLSKRNVRRKFT, from the exons ATGTACACTGGTAGAGACGTGGGCAGGATGAGGTGCTTAAGGCTTACATCGAGTA GATGCTATTCAACACAACATGAGATGGATCGTGAAGACTATTTGCGGAAGTGTTCCAATATGAAATGCCAAAGA GTTCAGGTGGATGAATCATATGTACCTGCTCTTCAAGATGGAGTAATGGAAGTTGAGCATTTGCTTGCAGAACCTAGAAACAATCTTGCTCCCCAGGATG GTAGCTTGAATTCTCATACAACTTTGAACAGCAAGGATGATTTGGAACTGGAG GTACTTGATGGATTGCTAGATGATGTGGAAATTGATGATCTTGAAGGAGCTGATGGTTTCCCGGGTGCATGTGaagaatatttttttg ATTTTGGATTTGCTGACAAATTTGAGGAGGTACTGGGTTCTGGTCCTTTTGAAGGTTCGGAAAGTCATTCGTCAGGATTAAGTAGAAGTAGCATTGTTGGTGGGGTTTTAGAATCAACAGAAGTACCTATTGCACACTCTGAAAGCAAAAATGATTCTCTGGATGAGACAGTAACCTATGAATCACATGGTGCCTTCAGCAACAATCCTAGTCAACCATCACAAGGAAATTGCAGGTACAACATTTCACTTGATATACAGCATCTGCAAGAGTTGGATAACTATCGTCATTTAGCTGGTGGTATACTGACTTGTAAGAAGGACAAGGGTCCTGTCGAGAAAGGCCAACCTGCTGCACTTAGAGAGAAAAGGTTCCGGAAGCCTACGCAAAGGTATATTGAAGAATTTTCAAATGCGAGGTCAAAGGAAAAGGTACCACCTGCTGGTACAAAAACTAAACATTCGAGTAACTCATCATGTAATGTACTTCATATAAGAATTAAATCATCGAAAAGGAGTCCAAGCGAGAAGTCTAGTAATGAAAATAGTGAGGTGATGCTTCCTGAGTTGCAAGTTAGCAAAGGGCATCAGAAGAAAGAG AAACTTCAGTATGAGTATGAATCATTTCCCTCGGAATCTGAGGATGGATGTTCAACCACAAAAAGGTCTAgaagaaaagatagaagaaagCATCAGAAGATGTGGACTCTCCCTGAAGTGTTGAAGTTGGTTGAAGGCATATCTGAATATGGAGTTGGTCGTTGGACTGATATTAagaagtttttgttttcttcttcaagCTACAGAACTCCCATAGATCTCAGG GACAAGTGGCGAAACCTTTTGAGAGCCAGTTCTGTGCAGAAAAACAAGAAAGAG GTTGAGCAAAATGACGAGTTAGCCCTGCGTCCCTTACCATTTAATGTGGTACACCGTGTGCGAGAATTGGCTAAAATTCACCCATACCCAAGGCAACGTGGGTCAGAGAAGTTACGTGTTAGCCAAGCTGGTCCCTCTGTCGTCGCAGATTCTCCTCCCGTTAGTCTTAGCAAAAGAAATGTACGTAGAAAGTTTACTTAG
- the LOC108326325 gene encoding uncharacterized protein LOC108326325 isoform X3, with product MYTGRDVGRMRCLRLTSSRCYSTQHEMDREDYLRKCSNMKCQRVQVDESYVPALQDGVMEVEHLLAEPRNNLAPQDGSLNSHTTLNSKDDLELEVLDGLLDDVEIDDLEGADGFPGACEEYFFDFGFADKFEEVLGSGPFEGSESHSSGLSRSSIVGGVLESTEVPIAHSESKNDSLDETVTYESHGAFSNNPSQPSQGNCRYNISLDIQHLQELDNYRHLAGGILTCKKDKGPVEKGQPAALREKRFRKPTQRYIEEFSNARSKEKVPPAGTKTKHSSNSSCNVLHIRIKSSKRSPSEKSSNENSEVMLPELQVSKGHQKKEYEYESFPSESEDGCSTTKRSRRKDRRKHQKMWTLPEVLKLVEGISEYGVGRWTDIKKFLFSSSSYRTPIDLRDKWRNLLRASSVQKNKKEVEQNDELALRPLPFNVVHRVRELAKIHPYPRQRGSEKLRVSQAGPSVVADSPPVSLSKRNVRRKFT from the exons ATGTACACTGGTAGAGACGTGGGCAGGATGAGGTGCTTAAGGCTTACATCGAGTA GATGCTATTCAACACAACATGAGATGGATCGTGAAGACTATTTGCGGAAGTGTTCCAATATGAAATGCCAAAGA GTTCAGGTGGATGAATCATATGTACCTGCTCTTCAAGATGGAGTAATGGAAGTTGAGCATTTGCTTGCAGAACCTAGAAACAATCTTGCTCCCCAGGATG GTAGCTTGAATTCTCATACAACTTTGAACAGCAAGGATGATTTGGAACTGGAG GTACTTGATGGATTGCTAGATGATGTGGAAATTGATGATCTTGAAGGAGCTGATGGTTTCCCGGGTGCATGTGaagaatatttttttg ATTTTGGATTTGCTGACAAATTTGAGGAGGTACTGGGTTCTGGTCCTTTTGAAGGTTCGGAAAGTCATTCGTCAGGATTAAGTAGAAGTAGCATTGTTGGTGGGGTTTTAGAATCAACAGAAGTACCTATTGCACACTCTGAAAGCAAAAATGATTCTCTGGATGAGACAGTAACCTATGAATCACATGGTGCCTTCAGCAACAATCCTAGTCAACCATCACAAGGAAATTGCAGGTACAACATTTCACTTGATATACAGCATCTGCAAGAGTTGGATAACTATCGTCATTTAGCTGGTGGTATACTGACTTGTAAGAAGGACAAGGGTCCTGTCGAGAAAGGCCAACCTGCTGCACTTAGAGAGAAAAGGTTCCGGAAGCCTACGCAAAGGTATATTGAAGAATTTTCAAATGCGAGGTCAAAGGAAAAGGTACCACCTGCTGGTACAAAAACTAAACATTCGAGTAACTCATCATGTAATGTACTTCATATAAGAATTAAATCATCGAAAAGGAGTCCAAGCGAGAAGTCTAGTAATGAAAATAGTGAGGTGATGCTTCCTGAGTTGCAAGTTAGCAAAGGGCATCAGAAGAAAGAG TATGAGTATGAATCATTTCCCTCGGAATCTGAGGATGGATGTTCAACCACAAAAAGGTCTAgaagaaaagatagaagaaagCATCAGAAGATGTGGACTCTCCCTGAAGTGTTGAAGTTGGTTGAAGGCATATCTGAATATGGAGTTGGTCGTTGGACTGATATTAagaagtttttgttttcttcttcaagCTACAGAACTCCCATAGATCTCAGG GACAAGTGGCGAAACCTTTTGAGAGCCAGTTCTGTGCAGAAAAACAAGAAAGAG GTTGAGCAAAATGACGAGTTAGCCCTGCGTCCCTTACCATTTAATGTGGTACACCGTGTGCGAGAATTGGCTAAAATTCACCCATACCCAAGGCAACGTGGGTCAGAGAAGTTACGTGTTAGCCAAGCTGGTCCCTCTGTCGTCGCAGATTCTCCTCCCGTTAGTCTTAGCAAAAGAAATGTACGTAGAAAGTTTACTTAG
- the LOC108326325 gene encoding uncharacterized protein LOC108326325 isoform X7 — protein sequence MDREDYLRKCSNMKCQRVQVDESYVPALQDGVMEVEHLLAEPRNNLAPQDGSLNSHTTLNSKDDLELEVLDGLLDDVEIDDLEGADGFPGACEEYFFDFGFADKFEEVLGSGPFEGSESHSSGLSRSSIVGGVLESTEVPIAHSESKNDSLDETVTYESHGAFSNNPSQPSQGNCRYNISLDIQHLQELDNYRHLAGGILTCKKDKGPVEKGQPAALREKRFRKPTQRYIEEFSNARSKEKVPPAGTKTKHSSNSSCNVLHIRIKSSKRSPSEKSSNENSEVMLPELQVSKGHQKKEKLQYEYESFPSESEDGCSTTKRSRRKDRRKHQKMWTLPEVLKLVEGISEYGVGRWTDIKKFLFSSSSYRTPIDLRDKWRNLLRASSVQKNKKEVEQNDELALRPLPFNVVHRVRELAKIHPYPRQRGSEKLRVSQAGPSVVADSPPVSLSKRNVRRKFT from the exons ATGGATCGTGAAGACTATTTGCGGAAGTGTTCCAATATGAAATGCCAAAGA GTTCAGGTGGATGAATCATATGTACCTGCTCTTCAAGATGGAGTAATGGAAGTTGAGCATTTGCTTGCAGAACCTAGAAACAATCTTGCTCCCCAGGATG GTAGCTTGAATTCTCATACAACTTTGAACAGCAAGGATGATTTGGAACTGGAG GTACTTGATGGATTGCTAGATGATGTGGAAATTGATGATCTTGAAGGAGCTGATGGTTTCCCGGGTGCATGTGaagaatatttttttg ATTTTGGATTTGCTGACAAATTTGAGGAGGTACTGGGTTCTGGTCCTTTTGAAGGTTCGGAAAGTCATTCGTCAGGATTAAGTAGAAGTAGCATTGTTGGTGGGGTTTTAGAATCAACAGAAGTACCTATTGCACACTCTGAAAGCAAAAATGATTCTCTGGATGAGACAGTAACCTATGAATCACATGGTGCCTTCAGCAACAATCCTAGTCAACCATCACAAGGAAATTGCAGGTACAACATTTCACTTGATATACAGCATCTGCAAGAGTTGGATAACTATCGTCATTTAGCTGGTGGTATACTGACTTGTAAGAAGGACAAGGGTCCTGTCGAGAAAGGCCAACCTGCTGCACTTAGAGAGAAAAGGTTCCGGAAGCCTACGCAAAGGTATATTGAAGAATTTTCAAATGCGAGGTCAAAGGAAAAGGTACCACCTGCTGGTACAAAAACTAAACATTCGAGTAACTCATCATGTAATGTACTTCATATAAGAATTAAATCATCGAAAAGGAGTCCAAGCGAGAAGTCTAGTAATGAAAATAGTGAGGTGATGCTTCCTGAGTTGCAAGTTAGCAAAGGGCATCAGAAGAAAGAG AAACTTCAGTATGAGTATGAATCATTTCCCTCGGAATCTGAGGATGGATGTTCAACCACAAAAAGGTCTAgaagaaaagatagaagaaagCATCAGAAGATGTGGACTCTCCCTGAAGTGTTGAAGTTGGTTGAAGGCATATCTGAATATGGAGTTGGTCGTTGGACTGATATTAagaagtttttgttttcttcttcaagCTACAGAACTCCCATAGATCTCAGG GACAAGTGGCGAAACCTTTTGAGAGCCAGTTCTGTGCAGAAAAACAAGAAAGAG GTTGAGCAAAATGACGAGTTAGCCCTGCGTCCCTTACCATTTAATGTGGTACACCGTGTGCGAGAATTGGCTAAAATTCACCCATACCCAAGGCAACGTGGGTCAGAGAAGTTACGTGTTAGCCAAGCTGGTCCCTCTGTCGTCGCAGATTCTCCTCCCGTTAGTCTTAGCAAAAGAAATGTACGTAGAAAGTTTACTTAG